A window of Clostridium botulinum BKT015925 contains these coding sequences:
- a CDS encoding IS6-like element ISCbo1 family transposase, with protein MNKANKKITCPRCYSHKLYKFGKDKEGNQKYQCKECKRQFAPSATPKERQLKDYPRCPVCNKGTFIHHNYSNYINYRCNDKKCNHSFFVAKPTAISPSSNTYLQGKLDFKGMRFPIHIILMALDLYFLNESSTRRISQYLFRTFNVKVSHVTIASWTKKFAAYFKLKSDNLLKNVDLSDSDEWHADETVVFINGKKHYLWLVIDSESRLIISYHLSPYRDAKQAFSLFNDAKKLGSPRAIVTDRLPSYNIPIKSVFQDTLHIKVQSFKDDISNNIIESFNKTFKSWYKGLKGFNSFDSANKLISVFIFHYNFIRNHSSLRSLTPAEVSGINYSVKAKNNWLLTA; from the coding sequence ATGAACAAAGCTAATAAAAAAATTACCTGTCCTAGATGTTACAGTCATAAGCTATATAAGTTTGGAAAAGACAAAGAAGGAAATCAAAAATATCAATGCAAAGAGTGTAAAAGACAATTTGCACCATCGGCTACGCCGAAAGAGCGTCAGCTCAAGGATTATCCTCGTTGTCCTGTCTGTAACAAAGGAACCTTTATTCATCATAATTATTCAAATTATATTAACTATCGTTGTAACGATAAGAAATGTAATCATAGTTTTTTCGTGGCGAAGCCTACGGCTATAAGCCCATCAAGCAATACCTATCTACAAGGTAAACTTGATTTTAAAGGTATGCGCTTTCCAATTCATATTATATTAATGGCTTTAGACCTTTACTTTCTTAATGAAAGTTCTACAAGACGTATATCTCAATATTTGTTTAGAACATTTAATGTAAAAGTATCTCATGTTACTATTGCAAGTTGGACTAAAAAGTTTGCTGCATATTTCAAATTGAAATCTGATAATTTATTAAAAAATGTTGATTTATCTGATTCAGATGAATGGCATGCAGATGAAACTGTTGTATTTATAAATGGTAAAAAACATTATCTATGGCTTGTTATAGACTCGGAAAGTCGATTAATCATTTCTTATCATCTATCCCCATATAGAGATGCTAAACAAGCTTTTAGCCTTTTTAACGATGCTAAGAAATTAGGATCTCCTAGAGCCATAGTTACTGATAGATTACCATCTTACAATATTCCAATAAAATCAGTATTCCAAGATACATTACACATAAAAGTACAATCTTTTAAAGATGATATTTCAAACAATATTATTGAATCTTTTAATAAAACATTTAAGTCTTGGTATAAAGGTTTAAAAGGCTTTAACTCTTTTGATAGCGCCAATAAGTTAATATCGGTATTTATATTTCACTATAATTTTATTCGTAATCATTCCTCACTACGTAGTTTAACACCAGCTGAAGTATCAGGAATCAATTATTCAGTTAAAGCTAAAAATAATTGGTTATTAACTGCCTAA
- the murJ gene encoding murein biosynthesis integral membrane protein MurJ, which produces MSKVKLARFASQIMIITILSKVMGFWRDALIAKEFGATYQTDAYMMSLTIPSILFGLFGLAITTTFIPMLTKSLKEKGKGNMYEFANTVMNLITLLAIVIGVLGWMFTPQLVKLIAPGYKGDVYNLTIQLTRLSVINVVFISLNSGYTAILQTLDNFVAPSLVGVVMNVFIIGYLLFVKDTTIMGLTIATIIGNGSQILIQIPWLIKNKYKYSWKINFKDPRLKEMMVLILPVLIGIGINQINTFVDNNVASILPKGSVSVLQYANRLNSLVYGIFATSIITVIYPTLAKYINGTEIKEDFKKYLSKAINNINLIMFPATVGIIVLRTNIINVVFKRGAFDENAVNATAIALLFLAIGTGVLGIRDIYNRAFYAIQDTKTPMKNSAIGVFTNVVLDIALVKVMGIGGLTLATTISIIVSTILLAVDLRKKIGNIDAVAVLKTGGKIFTASVIMGLVVYVININVVKFISGNRGQMVSLMLCAAVGCIVYAIAINLFKVEEYNDIKSHLLGKLKIK; this is translated from the coding sequence ATGAGCAAAGTTAAATTGGCTAGATTTGCAAGTCAAATTATGATAATTACAATTTTAAGTAAAGTAATGGGATTTTGGAGAGATGCATTGATAGCCAAAGAATTTGGAGCTACATATCAGACTGATGCTTATATGATGTCACTTACTATTCCAAGTATACTTTTTGGATTATTTGGTTTAGCAATTACAACTACATTTATTCCAATGCTTACTAAAAGTTTAAAGGAAAAAGGCAAAGGAAATATGTATGAGTTTGCGAACACCGTAATGAATCTGATAACTTTACTTGCAATTGTAATAGGAGTTCTTGGGTGGATGTTTACTCCACAGTTAGTTAAACTAATAGCTCCTGGATATAAAGGCGATGTCTATAACTTAACAATTCAATTAACACGACTAAGTGTAATTAATGTAGTTTTTATAAGTTTAAATAGTGGATATACTGCTATACTTCAAACATTAGATAATTTTGTTGCACCATCCCTTGTAGGGGTAGTTATGAATGTATTTATAATTGGATATTTATTATTTGTAAAAGATACTACTATTATGGGACTTACTATAGCAACAATAATAGGTAATGGAAGCCAAATATTAATACAAATTCCTTGGCTTATAAAGAACAAGTACAAGTATTCGTGGAAAATTAATTTTAAGGATCCACGATTAAAGGAAATGATGGTTTTAATTTTACCAGTGTTAATTGGAATTGGGATAAATCAAATAAATACATTTGTAGATAATAATGTAGCTTCTATACTTCCTAAAGGAAGTGTATCGGTATTACAGTATGCAAATAGATTAAATTCTTTAGTTTATGGGATTTTTGCAACATCAATAATTACTGTAATTTATCCAACTCTTGCAAAATACATAAATGGTACAGAAATTAAAGAAGATTTCAAAAAGTATTTAAGTAAAGCAATAAATAATATAAATTTAATTATGTTTCCAGCAACAGTAGGAATTATTGTTTTAAGAACTAACATAATAAATGTTGTATTTAAAAGAGGTGCTTTTGATGAAAATGCTGTTAATGCCACAGCAATTGCCTTGCTTTTCTTAGCAATAGGAACGGGAGTTTTGGGTATTAGAGATATCTATAATAGAGCTTTTTATGCTATTCAAGATACAAAAACACCAATGAAAAATAGTGCTATTGGTGTATTTACTAATGTAGTTTTAGATATAGCATTAGTAAAAGTTATGGGAATAGGAGGCTTAACTTTAGCAACTACAATTTCTATAATTGTAAGCACTATCTTATTGGCAGTAGATTTAAGAAAAAAAATCGGAAATATAGATGCTGTTGCAGTACTTAAGACAGGCGGTAAAATTTTCACAGCTTCTGTAATTATGGGATTGGTAGTTTATGTGATTAATATTAATGTAGTGAAATTTATTTCCGGAAATAGAGGACAAATGGTATCATTAATGTTATGCGCTGCTGTAGGATGTATAGTTTATGCCATAGCAATAAATTTATTTAAAGTTGAAGAGTACAATGATATTAAGAGTCATTTATTAGGAAAATTAAAAATTAAATAA
- a CDS encoding O-antigen ligase family protein: MRQTDKISFGLKTFLLLTLYFLWLEIAIPFKISVFKVFLLISVVLFFVKLLFDGRYMIRGKIRFSKVNLLLFFILGLYIVIDLIGMIYSPVKTFAFTKYAVVIPMVVLILMFYFTIETKQDINNILLAMGLGSITIALYTLLAYFVFTGIKVSYYTQLSLIKDYNISSTLILMGAVITLIMIIQSKFQGKTKFILFTLVSIICSPVIYLSGSRRSLILIFAEGAAIVLYYLFASFRDRKKFTKTIGLTIIMLIFTSLSVIGTQTLLKTQSQEIKKDKILNPMHENDLSVKYESLQNGRALVRREYIWGLAFKDIKNSNFKQKLIGKGSSYDCYMYTYVYEKEMNSLYSGKVGKLGDMHPHNGFLSDLLNGGIVKLIVSIGVWIAVLIQLIVLLSKDIDKLMLVLLSWGTIFSNMMMSGRYGYIYYKEFWMTLLITFIFIELKNYNNKISDI, translated from the coding sequence ATGAGACAAACAGATAAAATATCCTTCGGTCTGAAAACATTTCTGTTATTAACATTATATTTTTTATGGCTTGAAATTGCCATACCATTTAAAATTTCAGTATTTAAAGTATTTTTACTTATTTCAGTAGTATTATTTTTTGTGAAATTATTATTTGACGGAAGATATATGATAAGAGGCAAAATAAGATTTAGCAAAGTAAATTTACTTTTATTTTTTATATTAGGATTATACATAGTTATAGATTTAATAGGGATGATATATTCTCCTGTAAAAACTTTTGCATTTACTAAATATGCAGTAGTAATACCTATGGTTGTTTTGATTTTAATGTTTTATTTTACAATTGAAACTAAACAAGATATCAATAATATTTTATTAGCTATGGGATTAGGTTCAATAACAATTGCATTGTATACATTACTAGCTTATTTTGTATTTACTGGAATAAAAGTTTCTTATTATACTCAATTATCATTGATAAAAGATTATAACATTTCTTCTACTTTAATATTAATGGGTGCAGTTATAACATTAATAATGATAATTCAAAGTAAGTTTCAAGGAAAAACTAAATTTATATTATTTACATTAGTAAGTATAATTTGTTCACCAGTAATATATTTAAGTGGTTCAAGAAGAAGTCTTATATTAATATTTGCAGAAGGTGCTGCAATAGTTTTATATTACTTATTTGCATCTTTTAGAGACAGAAAAAAATTCACTAAGACTATAGGATTAACTATTATTATGTTAATATTCACATCCTTAAGTGTTATAGGAACTCAGACATTGCTTAAAACACAATCACAAGAAATAAAAAAGGATAAAATACTTAATCCAATGCATGAAAATGATTTATCAGTTAAATATGAATCTCTTCAAAATGGTAGAGCGTTAGTTAGAAGAGAATATATTTGGGGATTAGCATTTAAAGATATAAAAAATTCTAATTTTAAACAAAAGTTAATTGGAAAAGGTTCATCATATGATTGCTATATGTATACTTATGTTTATGAAAAAGAGATGAATAGTTTATATAGTGGAAAAGTAGGTAAGCTTGGTGATATGCATCCTCATAATGGTTTTTTATCAGATTTATTAAATGGTGGAATAGTAAAACTTATAGTAAGCATAGGAGTTTGGATAGCAGTATTGATCCAACTAATAGTATTACTTTCAAAAGATATAGACAAACTAATGCTAGTTTTATTATCATGGGGAACTATATTTAGTAACATGATGATGTCAGGAAGATACGGATATATATATTATAAAGAATTTTGGATGACACTATTAATTACTTTTATATTTATAGAATTAAAAAATTATAATAACAAAATAAGTGATATATAA
- a CDS encoding glycosyltransferase family 1 protein, giving the protein MDRKKCIFHIPYKVSPDIVSGSHIRPLKMLNAFKNIGYDVDVIMGYGQERQKAIENIKCNIKNGQKYDFLYTESSTMPTLLTEKNHIPKYPFLDFGFFKYCKKNNIKIGLFYRDIHWKFEQYKNNVGTAKRTISTIFYNYDLKRYKGLVDVLYLPSKEMFKYLDMNFTGKVEKLPPGSEENDKVDLSKLQNDDYLNIFYVGGISTELYDIQELFKVANELSWVKLTVCCRMGDWNAIKDVYSKYLNDRINIIHKSGEELYPYVKQADILNLFIRPTHYWEFAVPVKLFTYISYKKPIISAKNTVTGNFVESNNIGWSIDYSKEELINTLTRIKNNKEEILEKTKNMEKVLEDNTWNARAKKVVKDLVAMEQGGK; this is encoded by the coding sequence ATGGATAGGAAAAAATGTATATTTCACATACCATATAAAGTGAGCCCTGATATAGTATCAGGGTCTCACATAAGACCTTTAAAAATGTTAAATGCTTTTAAAAATATAGGGTATGATGTAGACGTTATAATGGGCTATGGTCAAGAAAGACAGAAGGCTATAGAGAATATAAAGTGCAATATAAAAAATGGACAAAAGTATGATTTTTTATATACAGAAAGTTCAACAATGCCGACTTTATTAACAGAAAAAAATCATATTCCTAAATATCCATTTTTAGATTTCGGTTTTTTCAAATATTGTAAAAAAAATAATATAAAAATAGGATTGTTTTATAGAGACATACATTGGAAATTTGAACAGTATAAAAATAATGTAGGAACAGCTAAAAGAACAATATCTACCATATTTTATAATTATGATCTCAAAAGATATAAAGGATTAGTAGATGTTCTATATTTACCATCTAAAGAAATGTTTAAATACTTAGATATGAACTTTACTGGAAAAGTGGAAAAACTTCCTCCAGGAAGTGAAGAAAATGATAAAGTAGATTTAAGTAAATTACAGAATGATGATTACTTAAATATATTTTACGTTGGAGGAATAAGTACAGAACTTTATGATATTCAAGAATTATTTAAAGTAGCAAATGAATTGTCATGGGTAAAACTTACCGTTTGCTGTAGAATGGGAGATTGGAATGCAATTAAAGATGTTTATTCAAAATATTTAAATGATAGGATTAATATTATACACAAATCAGGTGAAGAATTATATCCATATGTGAAACAAGCAGATATACTTAATTTGTTTATAAGACCAACACATTATTGGGAATTTGCAGTACCTGTAAAACTATTTACGTATATATCTTATAAAAAGCCTATTATTTCAGCAAAAAATACTGTAACCGGTAATTTTGTAGAAAGTAATAATATAGGTTGGTCCATAGACTATAGTAAAGAAGAACTAATAAATACATTAACTCGAATAAAAAACAATAAAGAAGAAATATTAGAGAAGACTAAGAATATGGAGAAAGTTTTAGAAGATAATACTTGGAATGCAAGAGCTAAAAAAGTTGTTAAAGATTTAGTAGCTATGGAGCAAGGAGGGAAATAA